Proteins from a genomic interval of Lolium perenne isolate Kyuss_39 chromosome 1, Kyuss_2.0, whole genome shotgun sequence:
- the LOC127325664 gene encoding calcineurin B-like protein 4 isoform X1, translated as MGGVSSSSSSSKRRPKVKRAPGYEDPAVLAAQTSFTVNEVEALYELYKTLSFSAIKDGLIHKEQFRLALFRNSRGSNLFADRVFDMFDLKRNGVIEFGEFVRSLSTFHPKASESEKTKFAFKLYDLRGTGYIEKEELKEMVLALLDIQSSRLEWRWQDRPTGVGGVCQEEPSVTEEHVAPLSPGHYHGISELCNAFRSRRLEQINKQERHDHRCDMAGSAMALPASPKQK; from the exons ATGGGCGGCGtgtcgtcgtcgtcttcatcgtcgaagAGGCGGCCCAAGGTCAAGCGCGCGCCGGGGTACGAGGACCCCGCCGTCCTCGCCGCCCAGACCTCAT TCACGGTGAACGAGGTGGAGGCGCTGTACGAGCTCTACAAGACGCTCAGCTTCTCCGCCATCAAGGATGGCCTCATCCACAAG GAGCAGTTCCGGCTCGCCTTGTTCAGGAACAGCAGAGGATCAAATCTCTTCGCGGACAGG GTGTTCGATATGTTTGATCTGAAGCGAAACGGGGTGATCGAGTTCGGGGAGTTCGTGCGATCGCTCAGCACATTCCACCCAAAAGCATCGGAATCAGAGAAGACTAAGT TTGCATTCAAGTTATATGATTTAAGAGGCACAGGTTACATCGAGAAGGAAGAG CTCAAGGAGATGGTCTTGGCACTTCTGG ACATTCAATCAAGCCGACTCGAATGGCGATGGCAGGATAGACCCACAGGAGTGGGAGGAGTTTGTCAAGAAGAACCCAGCGTCACTGAGGAACATGTCGCTCCCCTATCTCCA GGACATTACCACGGCATTTCCGAGCTTTGTAATGCATTCAGAAGTCGAAGATTAGAGCAGATCAACAAACAGGAAAGGCATGATCATCGGTGTGATATGGCCGGTTCAGCTATGGCACTCCCAGCCAGTCCGAAACAGAAATAG
- the LOC127325664 gene encoding calcineurin B-like protein 4 isoform X2, producing MGGVSSSSSSSKRRPKVKRAPGYEDPAVLAAQTSFTVNEVEALYELYKTLSFSAIKDGLIHKEQFRLALFRNSRGSNLFADRVFDMFDLKRNGVIEFGEFVRSLSTFHPKASESEKTKFAFKLYDLRGTGYIEKEELKEMVLALLGESDLSLSDTAVKEIVDNTFNQADSNGDGRIDPQEWEEFVKKNPASLRNMSLPYLQDITTAFPSFVMHSEVED from the exons ATGGGCGGCGtgtcgtcgtcgtcttcatcgtcgaagAGGCGGCCCAAGGTCAAGCGCGCGCCGGGGTACGAGGACCCCGCCGTCCTCGCCGCCCAGACCTCAT TCACGGTGAACGAGGTGGAGGCGCTGTACGAGCTCTACAAGACGCTCAGCTTCTCCGCCATCAAGGATGGCCTCATCCACAAG GAGCAGTTCCGGCTCGCCTTGTTCAGGAACAGCAGAGGATCAAATCTCTTCGCGGACAGG GTGTTCGATATGTTTGATCTGAAGCGAAACGGGGTGATCGAGTTCGGGGAGTTCGTGCGATCGCTCAGCACATTCCACCCAAAAGCATCGGAATCAGAGAAGACTAAGT TTGCATTCAAGTTATATGATTTAAGAGGCACAGGTTACATCGAGAAGGAAGAG CTCAAGGAGATGGTCTTGGCACTTCTGGGTGAGTCGGACCTATCTCTTTCAGACACAGCTGTGAAGGAGATCGTTGACAAT ACATTCAATCAAGCCGACTCGAATGGCGATGGCAGGATAGACCCACAGGAGTGGGAGGAGTTTGTCAAGAAGAACCCAGCGTCACTGAGGAACATGTCGCTCCCCTATCTCCA GGACATTACCACGGCATTTCCGAGCTTTGTAATGCATTCAGAAGTCGAAGATTAG